The Actinocorallia herbida DNA window TGCTGTCGCCGATGACCGCCATCTTCTGCCAGGCGCTCATGCGGGGGCTCCTTCACTGGTGGGGACGGGCTGGGGACGGGCGGGCAGGGCGAGGCCCACGGCGCCCGCGAGGACCGCGGTGACGCCGCAGAACAGGTAGACCGACAGGAACGCGTCGAGGCCGAGATCGTCGGCCGCCAGCAGCGCGGCGAGGACGGCGACGCCCAGCGCCCCGCCGAACTGGCGCGCGGTCGTGGTGAGCCCGGTGGCGGCGGCGAAGCGCGCGGGCCCGGCCGACAGCGCCGAAGCGCCTGAGATGCCCGTCGCGAGGGCGCCCATGCCGAGGCCGACGAGCAGGCCGCAGGGCAGCCAGAAGGCGAGGAAGTCGGGTTCCGGGTCGAGCGCGAGCCAGAACCACCCCGCGGACATCGTCATCAGCACGCCGCCGAGGACGATCGCCGTGCGCGGGCTCGCCAGCCTGCTGAGCGCGATCGCCCCGGCCGCCGCGGTGATGGCGCCCGGCGTCATGGCGAGGCCCGCGGTGAGCGCGTCGTAGCCCCACAGGCGGGTGAGGACGAGGACGCCGACGAGCATCCACGGGTAGAAGGCGGCGCCGTAGAGGAACGACACGACGCTCGCCGTGGTGAACGCGGGGACGCGCCACAGCGACACGTCGAGCGCGGGCACCGGGTGGCGGGCCGAGCGGAGCAGCGTGCCCGCCGTCGCGGCGGCTCCGGAGACCAGGACGCCGAGGGTGCGCGGGTCGGTCCAACCCCACTCCGAGCCCTGGGAGACGCCCAGGGCAAGGAGGCCGAGGCCGGCCGCGAGCAGGAGGGTGCCGAGGAGATCGGGCAGGCGGCCACCGGTGCCGCCGGGCGGGAGCCGCCGTGCCCCGAACACCAGCGCGAGCGCCACGGGGACGTTCACGAGGAACAGGGAGTGCCAGCTGAAGGTGTCGACCAGGAGCCCGCCGACGGACGGGCCGACGGCCGCGGCGAGCGCGCCCACGGCGCTCCACAGGCCGATCGCGCGGGCCCGTCCCTCGGCGGGGGTGCCGTGCAGCAGGACGGCGAGGGACGCGGGGATCATCGCGCCCGCGCCCGCCCCCTGGAAGGCGCGGGCGGTCAGGAGCGAAGGCAGGTCGGGTGCCAGCGCGCAGGCCAGCGACGCGACCGCGAAGAGGCCTGTGCCGAGGAGGTACATGCGGCGCGGCCCGGCGAGGTCCGCGAGCCTGCCCGACGGCGCGAGGACCGCGGCGAACAGGACGGTGTAGAGGGTGACGATCCAGGTGAGCCCGTGCACGGGGGTGCCGAAGTCGCGTCCGAGGTCGGGGAACGCGAGGTTGGCGATGCTCGTGTCGAGCATCGACAGGAAGGCGGCGCCCGCCGCGAGAGCGAGGCTGCGTGAGGACAAACGCGTCTCCAGGGGATGAACGACCGTTCGTGCCACGAAGGACGAACGGTCGTGCTGAGCTGAGGATCGTGCCGGATGGAACAGAAGAGCGAACGGTCGTGCTGATAAGCACGAACGATCGTACGATTTCTTGAACCGGCCCGCGCTGTCAAGTGACTAGTAGAACGAATGGTCGTATTGTTTGGGTATGAACGGGACTGCGGGCGGTAGAGGCGGCGTGGCGCACAAGACGGACGGCGGCACCGGAGGCAAGACCGACGGGAGGGTGGTGCGCGGTGAGCAGACCCGGCGCCTGATTTTGGAACGGGCCATGGCGATCGCGTCGAGCGAGGGGCTCGAAGGACTTTCGATCGGGCGGCTCGCCGCGGATCTCGCGCTGTCCAAGAGCGGGATCTTCGCGCACTTCGGCTCCAAGGAGGAGTTGCAGCTCGCGACGCTCCGCGCGGCCCGCCGCGTCTTCACCGAGCGGGTCGTGCTGCCCGCCCAGCAGGTCGCCGACGGCCTCGCCCGTGCGGAAGCGCTGATCGACAACTGGCTCGACTACGTCGCCGAGGGCGTGTTCCCCGGCGGCTGCATCGTCTACTCCGTCACCGCCGAGTTCGACTCACGCCCCGGCCGCGTCCACGACGCGGTCGCCAAGGACCTGTCCGACTGGCGCGCCCACCTCGCCGACAC harbors:
- a CDS encoding MFS transporter, with amino-acid sequence MSSRSLALAAGAAFLSMLDTSIANLAFPDLGRDFGTPVHGLTWIVTLYTVLFAAVLAPSGRLADLAGPRRMYLLGTGLFAVASLACALAPDLPSLLTARAFQGAGAGAMIPASLAVLLHGTPAEGRARAIGLWSAVGALAAAVGPSVGGLLVDTFSWHSLFLVNVPVALALVFGARRLPPGGTGGRLPDLLGTLLLAAGLGLLALGVSQGSEWGWTDPRTLGVLVSGAAATAGTLLRSARHPVPALDVSLWRVPAFTTASVVSFLYGAAFYPWMLVGVLVLTRLWGYDALTAGLAMTPGAITAAAGAIALSRLASPRTAIVLGGVLMTMSAGWFWLALDPEPDFLAFWLPCGLLVGLGMGALATGISGASALSAGPARFAAATGLTTTARQFGGALGVAVLAALLAADDLGLDAFLSVYLFCGVTAVLAGAVGLALPARPQPVPTSEGAPA
- a CDS encoding TetR/AcrR family transcriptional regulator, producing MNGTAGGRGGVAHKTDGGTGGKTDGRVVRGEQTRRLILERAMAIASSEGLEGLSIGRLAADLALSKSGIFAHFGSKEELQLATLRAARRVFTERVVLPAQQVADGLARAEALIDNWLDYVAEGVFPGGCIVYSVTAEFDSRPGRVHDAVAKDLSDWRAHLADTLRAAVRTGELPDDADPDQLAFELSAFIWQAVGDSALHGSRVPLDRARRAAATRLHHAARPPVL